The Methanosphaera stadtmanae DSM 3091 genome includes a window with the following:
- a CDS encoding RlmE family RNA methyltransferase has product MSRWKAKHDKEHYYKLAKKQNYRSRASYKLKQLDKKYSLLKPDYNVVDLGAAPGGWSQVVAETIGEEGKGQIISVDLEYIKPIDHEAYTGVKGDFTTKETQDIIIELIDGKADVVLSDAAPKLTGIKDIDNFRAYDLSMAVIEIIDNILKNNGNLIMKAFQGEAYQEIIKNLKKKFRNVKTTKPNSSRKRSAEMYVIARGFRGSKK; this is encoded by the coding sequence ATGAGCAGATGGAAAGCAAAACATGATAAAGAACATTATTATAAATTAGCTAAAAAACAAAATTATCGTTCACGTGCATCATATAAATTAAAACAATTAGATAAGAAATACAGTTTACTAAAACCAGATTATAATGTAGTTGATTTAGGAGCAGCACCTGGTGGATGGAGCCAAGTTGTTGCTGAAACTATTGGTGAAGAAGGAAAAGGACAGATTATTAGTGTTGATCTTGAATATATTAAGCCAATTGATCATGAAGCATACACTGGAGTTAAAGGAGATTTTACTACAAAAGAAACACAGGATATTATTATTGAATTAATTGATGGAAAAGCAGATGTAGTATTATCTGATGCTGCACCAAAACTTACAGGAATTAAAGATATTGATAATTTTAGAGCATACGATCTTTCAATGGCTGTAATTGAAATTATAGATAATATTCTAAAAAATAATGGAAATCTTATTATGAAAGCTTTTCAAGGAGAAGCATATCAAGAAATAATTAAGAATCTAAAGAAAAAATTTAGAAATGTAAAAACAACAAAGCCTAACTCTTCACGTAAACGTAGTGCTGAAATGTATGTTATTGCACGTGGATTTAGAGGTAGTAAAAAATAG
- a CDS encoding metallophosphoesterase, whose translation MLIGVISDTHIPSRSYEIPEKVFEVFKGVDLILHAGDVETPDVIRKLEEIAPVTAVCGNCDGNIGLNEYEILSIDNLTIGLTHGVVYPKGDEQQLYYKAKELNVDILISGHTHQALIKQIDDILLLNPGSPTQPRLSDPTVMLLEIKDSNVDAQIIKVGQPTCKALDFSQFRR comes from the coding sequence ATGTTAATAGGCGTTATATCAGATACACATATACCATCACGTTCATATGAAATTCCAGAAAAGGTTTTTGAAGTATTTAAAGGTGTTGATTTAATATTACATGCAGGAGATGTTGAAACACCTGATGTTATTAGGAAACTTGAAGAAATTGCACCAGTAACTGCAGTATGTGGAAATTGTGATGGTAATATTGGATTAAATGAATACGAAATATTATCCATTGATAACCTAACAATAGGCCTAACACATGGAGTGGTATATCCTAAAGGTGATGAACAACAACTATATTACAAAGCTAAAGAATTAAATGTGGATATTTTAATTAGTGGACATACACATCAAGCATTAATTAAACAAATAGATGATATACTACTTCTAAATCCTGGAAGTCCAACACAACCACGCCTTAGTGATCCTACAGTCATGTTACTTGAAATAAAAGATTCAAATGTAGATGCTCAAATAATCAAGGTAGGACAACCAACATGTAAAGCATTAGATTTTTCACAATTTAGGAGGTAA
- the topA gene encoding DNA topoisomerase I: protein MSELIICEKPKVAEKVAKALSDSPVKNSYKRVPYYEFTNGNGTKITVLSAVGHLFSLKAKNKKDKRLFDVEWVPLSETDKSKKYVKNYIDTIKKFSKDADRFIHACDYDTEGTLIGFNALRYICGEDSIDKSFRMKFSALTKKDLIESYSNAYPLKEDKSWVDSGETRHVLDFLFGVNISKSMTDSVLNVTNRYVQLSAGRVQTPTLAILTEREKEIQKFIPEPYWLIKAKLQKSIVADHKKGKIFDKKEVDAILKNCKGKDATVEKITNRKTKKDLPVPFELGTLQSEAYAQFGFTPRKTQQIAQNLYVEGYTSYPRTSSQKLPESLGLPNILSQLSKHPKYKDKISQLEQPYKPHEGKKTDEAHPAIHPTGTLPKDISEDYQKIYDLITYRFISIFGKPAEMESIKVELDIGGEPFSFSRQRISKEGWLSLDPYQYKKVKNEEFPEIKEGQTTKAKVASEEKETKPPARYNQASIIRELEKRGLGTKSTRANIVSILYTRKYVEGKKIEVSQLGQQIINTLEKYSERITSEQMTREFETDISNIKENEITEATVIEDAKKELNGILDSIDDNIEDIGKELYGAYEQSRVVGKCGCGGNLIIISSPRGGKFVGCSNYPDCKKTYSLPAGANVLKTTCEKCGLPLISYGKPRQRACLDFECANGGQKSTNDVVGECPDCGKDLIKRMGRFGEFIGCTGFPKCRFTSSIDDFEKSKKESEKKD from the coding sequence ATGAGTGAATTAATTATTTGTGAAAAACCTAAAGTGGCTGAAAAAGTAGCTAAAGCTTTATCTGATTCACCAGTAAAAAATTCATATAAAAGAGTACCATATTATGAGTTTACAAATGGAAATGGAACAAAAATTACAGTATTATCTGCAGTGGGTCATTTATTTTCATTAAAAGCAAAAAATAAAAAGGATAAACGTTTATTTGATGTTGAATGGGTACCTTTAAGTGAAACTGATAAATCAAAAAAATATGTTAAAAATTATATAGATACTATAAAGAAATTCTCAAAAGATGCAGATAGATTCATACATGCATGTGATTATGATACAGAAGGAACATTAATAGGATTTAATGCTCTAAGATATATCTGTGGAGAAGATAGTATTGATAAATCATTTAGAATGAAATTTTCAGCTTTAACAAAAAAAGACTTAATAGAATCATATTCAAATGCATATCCATTAAAAGAAGATAAATCATGGGTAGATAGTGGAGAAACACGTCATGTTCTTGATTTCTTATTTGGAGTAAATATCTCAAAATCAATGACAGACTCTGTGTTGAATGTAACAAATAGATATGTTCAATTATCTGCTGGACGTGTACAAACACCAACACTTGCAATACTAACAGAACGTGAAAAGGAAATACAAAAGTTCATACCAGAACCTTACTGGCTAATAAAAGCAAAACTTCAAAAATCAATAGTAGCAGATCATAAGAAGGGTAAAATCTTTGATAAAAAGGAAGTAGATGCAATTCTTAAAAATTGTAAAGGAAAGGATGCTACAGTAGAAAAAATAACCAATAGAAAAACTAAAAAAGATTTACCAGTACCATTTGAATTAGGAACATTACAATCAGAAGCATATGCACAATTTGGTTTTACTCCACGTAAAACACAACAAATAGCACAAAATCTCTATGTTGAGGGATACACATCCTATCCAAGAACATCATCACAGAAACTTCCAGAATCCTTAGGACTACCAAATATACTTAGTCAACTATCTAAACATCCAAAATATAAGGATAAGATAAGTCAACTAGAACAACCATACAAACCACATGAAGGTAAAAAAACTGATGAGGCACATCCTGCAATACATCCAACAGGAACATTACCTAAGGACATATCTGAGGATTATCAGAAGATTTATGATCTTATAACATATAGATTTATCAGTATATTTGGTAAACCTGCAGAAATGGAATCTATAAAAGTAGAATTAGATATTGGTGGAGAACCATTCTCATTTTCAAGACAAAGAATTTCTAAGGAAGGATGGTTAAGTTTAGATCCATATCAGTATAAAAAAGTTAAAAATGAGGAATTCCCAGAGATAAAAGAGGGTCAAACAACTAAAGCTAAAGTAGCTAGTGAAGAAAAAGAAACAAAACCACCTGCAAGATATAATCAAGCATCAATTATAAGGGAACTTGAAAAAAGAGGTTTAGGAACAAAATCCACAAGGGCAAACATAGTTTCAATATTATATACTAGAAAATATGTTGAAGGTAAAAAAATAGAAGTTAGTCAACTTGGTCAACAAATAATAAATACTCTAGAAAAATATTCTGAAAGAATTACTAGTGAACAAATGACTCGTGAATTTGAAACTGACATATCTAATATTAAGGAAAATGAAATTACAGAAGCAACTGTGATTGAAGATGCTAAAAAAGAGTTAAATGGAATTCTTGATTCTATTGATGATAATATTGAAGATATTGGTAAGGAATTATATGGTGCATATGAACAAAGTCGTGTAGTTGGAAAATGTGGTTGTGGTGGTAACTTAATAATAATTTCATCACCACGTGGTGGAAAATTCGTTGGATGTTCTAATTATCCAGATTGTAAGAAAACATATTCATTACCAGCAGGTGCTAATGTTCTTAAAACTACATGTGAAAAATGTGGACTACCACTAATTTCATATGGAAAACCTAGACAAAGAGCATGTCTAGATTTTGAATGTGCAAATGGTGGACAAAAATCAACAAATGATGTTGTTGGTGAATGTCCTGATTGTGGTAAAGATCTAATAAAAAGAATGGGTAGATTTGGTGAATTTATAGGATGTACTGGTTTTCCTAAGTGTAGATTCACATCATCCATCGATGACTTTGAGAAATCTAAGAAAGAATCAGAGAAGAAAGATTAA
- a CDS encoding DEAD/DEAH box helicase → MITDILTYFKNKKWFRDRIEHIEEIPPRHARYTTEDVKLPQPLSRYLKEHHIKLYTHQYEALKHVRNNENVIITTPTASGKTLSFTLPVLEDLTNNKQDTALYIYPTKALANDQLKSLLNIDKEYDLEIYPEKYDGDTPKSKRPEIKRKSRLVITNPYELHLILPWHKQWQRFFENIKYIIIDEAHQYRGVFGSNMAFLIRRLKRICKYYGSNPQFIISTATLANPVEFSEKLTGLKFKIVDNNGSPSGKKYFMFFNPYALESKKKPSIHQDTLKLFNTYLKNDLQTICFEISRKMAEVIALRAKDRLKSEKPELCNKITAYRAGYTVDERKKIEDDLKSGKIKGIVTTNALELGINIGSLDSVIISGYPGTLISTWQQAGRAGRRNQESIITMLAFENPLDQYFMKHPEVFFNKTHEHAIIDLNNQQILRGHLKCAAYEIPLKLGEIESFGFDDEGIVIDEISDLETEGIVKYKDNQWVYNDIELLKQDKSPNFEVNLSDVRSEPYKVFNDHKFLEEMSEKQAFREAHENAVLIHNGETYLVRKLDIQERRVYVKKKNLNYYTQALKEVDVKLLKKEKEENIGDIKLSYGSLNVTEKYDRYNTITFSKISSSKKLNLPPLNFKTKGFWFTIPYDIRQHLEETLVTSEKFKDVFMGCLQGVENVMLSVAPFHVMCDTYDLGGVTKNMHEDTLNATIFIYDGFEGGVGLTNKAYKLFKDIVKMSYELVRDCDCDNGCPACIYSSQQQSDDKHLNKEGTLIILKHLYEIISNN, encoded by the coding sequence ATGATAACAGACATACTCACATATTTCAAAAACAAGAAATGGTTTAGAGATAGAATTGAACATATAGAAGAAATTCCTCCAAGACATGCAAGATATACAACAGAAGATGTTAAACTTCCCCAACCATTGAGTAGATATCTTAAAGAACACCATATTAAACTCTACACACACCAATATGAAGCACTAAAACATGTTCGAAACAATGAAAATGTAATAATAACAACACCCACTGCAAGTGGAAAAACATTATCATTCACACTACCTGTACTAGAAGATTTAACTAATAATAAACAAGATACTGCATTATATATTTATCCAACAAAGGCATTGGCTAATGACCAATTAAAGAGCTTATTAAATATTGATAAAGAATATGATTTAGAGATATATCCTGAAAAATATGATGGAGATACACCCAAATCAAAACGACCCGAAATAAAAAGAAAGTCACGACTTGTTATAACAAATCCCTATGAACTACATCTAATACTTCCATGGCATAAACAATGGCAAAGATTCTTCGAAAATATTAAATACATCATAATAGATGAAGCACACCAGTATAGAGGTGTGTTTGGTTCAAATATGGCATTTTTAATAAGAAGATTAAAAAGAATCTGTAAATACTATGGTTCAAATCCACAATTTATTATATCAACTGCAACACTTGCAAATCCCGTGGAATTTAGTGAAAAACTAACAGGACTTAAATTTAAAATAGTGGATAATAATGGATCACCATCAGGTAAGAAATATTTCATGTTCTTTAATCCATATGCTCTTGAATCAAAGAAAAAACCATCAATACACCAAGATACTTTAAAATTATTTAACACATACTTAAAAAATGATTTACAAACAATATGTTTTGAAATATCACGTAAAATGGCAGAAGTCATTGCTCTTAGAGCAAAGGATAGATTAAAATCTGAAAAACCAGAATTATGCAATAAAATAACTGCATATAGAGCAGGATATACAGTTGATGAGAGAAAAAAAATAGAAGATGATCTTAAATCTGGTAAAATTAAGGGAATAGTAACAACAAATGCCCTTGAATTAGGAATAAATATTGGTTCATTAGATAGTGTTATTATATCAGGATATCCAGGAACACTCATATCCACATGGCAACAGGCAGGACGTGCTGGACGACGTAACCAAGAATCAATTATTACAATGCTTGCATTTGAAAATCCATTAGATCAATACTTTATGAAACATCCGGAAGTATTCTTCAATAAAACACATGAACATGCAATAATCGACTTAAACAATCAGCAAATACTAAGAGGACATCTTAAATGTGCAGCATATGAAATTCCACTAAAATTAGGTGAAATTGAAAGTTTTGGATTCGATGATGAAGGTATTGTTATTGATGAAATTAGTGATTTAGAAACTGAAGGTATTGTTAAATACAAAGATAATCAGTGGGTTTATAATGATATTGAATTATTAAAACAAGATAAATCACCAAATTTTGAAGTAAATCTAAGTGATGTTCGTTCAGAACCATATAAAGTATTCAATGACCATAAATTCCTTGAAGAAATGAGTGAAAAACAAGCATTTAGAGAAGCACATGAAAATGCTGTTTTAATACATAATGGTGAAACATATCTTGTAAGAAAACTAGACATACAAGAACGTCGTGTGTATGTAAAGAAAAAAAATCTAAATTACTATACTCAAGCATTGAAAGAAGTCGATGTTAAACTATTGAAAAAAGAAAAAGAAGAGAATATTGGAGATATTAAACTTAGTTATGGTAGTTTAAATGTTACTGAGAAGTATGATAGATACAATACAATTACATTTAGTAAAATTTCATCATCAAAGAAATTAAATCTTCCACCACTGAATTTTAAAACTAAGGGTTTCTGGTTTACAATACCCTATGATATAAGACAACACTTAGAAGAAACACTAGTTACAAGTGAAAAATTTAAGGACGTTTTTATGGGATGTCTTCAAGGTGTTGAAAATGTCATGCTTTCTGTTGCTCCATTCCATGTAATGTGTGATACATATGATTTAGGTGGTGTAACTAAAAATATGCATGAAGACACATTAAATGCAACAATATTCATATATGATGGATTTGAAGGTGGTGTTGGATTAACAAATAAAGCATATAAATTATTTAAAGATATTGTTAAAATGTCTTATGAATTAGTTAGAGATTGTGATTGTGATAATGGATGTCCGGCATGTATCTATTCATCACAACAACAAAGTGATGATAAACACTTAAATAAAGAAGGTACACTTATCATACTAAAACATTTATATGAAATTATTTCAAATAATTAA
- a CDS encoding STT3 domain-containing protein: MDNKNLAIKIAPFIIAILLVLAVFAVRAETINLGGITNSSQKALYQDDSGMPYFTEIDSYYNYRLTENYLKNGQLGDTVVNGTSWDSLSTSPNGREVNYQPVIVILAALVYKFVNMFGSVSLTQVAFWLGPIIGSLAVLPAFYIVRRATGNTWGAIVAGVIAGAAPAYFSHTYGGFFDTDMFNVLLPLMIVVFLTESVYASKPLFKGLYAGIASLFLGLFALSWSGYTYMVLLTFGTLILFIPISYIMDKKDGKDLSNKKQWLKNNPATLPLVVFIILSIIILALTVGSSMFESITTVLGSATSLQSATAGTAYPNVYVSVGELQIPQVIDVANQSGGLFSLLYAVAALFLMGYVLRKKPVNKDKKDETEEKTETIEDKKPRNRRYTPKTKKAEEVMHHEDVFKPGRYELTSKEKYNNLFLYVLTLLWILGIAIMLTQGTRFIEQFAVPVALLSGLFVGIMVKYIDLKTENYSYVALIAAILVLLAVVSPLYADHLASSQAVGSTNDDMYNTLTWIKANTSQDTVLASWWDFGHLFTAVADRQVVFDGGSQNNMRAYWIGNALTSTDEAKSAGILRMLANSGEDASNTLDLYTNNTEKTVEILNAILPMDRTEANSALTGTYGLSQQEANSVLDLTHPAKVKPVNLILSSDMLSKAAWWSYFGSWDFKNQNSTHYSYYPSQSNIENINGREFTLGMDNGVIGVSSPTNETNGSTMTFAYVDQSKLNKSLNMSTLEDKQRMSKELSDGTGNTLLKPHKLIVVENNQLTEKIVNNNSNMSIMAIHQNDGSYFTVLFDSHLEESLFTKLYLKSGLNVTRFNMTHSEPGISVWDVSEYANTTANSTTNSSTNGTNVQTNTST; this comes from the coding sequence ATGGACAATAAAAATTTAGCAATCAAAATAGCGCCTTTCATAATCGCGATATTACTAGTATTAGCAGTTTTTGCAGTTAGAGCAGAAACAATTAATCTTGGAGGAATCACCAATTCCAGTCAAAAAGCACTATATCAAGATGATAGTGGAATGCCGTATTTTACTGAGATAGACTCATATTATAATTATCGTTTAACTGAGAATTATTTAAAAAATGGACAACTTGGTGATACGGTTGTTAATGGAACGTCATGGGATTCGTTGTCAACGTCTCCTAATGGTCGTGAAGTTAATTATCAACCAGTAATAGTTATATTAGCAGCTTTAGTATATAAATTCGTTAATATGTTTGGATCTGTGTCTTTAACACAGGTAGCATTCTGGCTAGGTCCAATTATAGGATCACTGGCTGTATTACCAGCATTTTATATTGTTAGAAGAGCTACTGGAAATACTTGGGGAGCAATAGTAGCAGGTGTAATTGCAGGAGCAGCACCAGCATACTTCTCACACACATATGGTGGATTTTTTGATACAGATATGTTCAATGTTCTATTGCCGTTAATGATAGTAGTATTCCTAACTGAAAGTGTTTATGCATCAAAACCATTATTTAAGGGTTTATATGCTGGAATAGCATCGTTATTCCTAGGTTTATTTGCTCTGTCATGGAGTGGATATACATACATGGTATTATTAACATTTGGTACATTGATTTTATTCATACCTATTAGCTATATTATGGATAAAAAAGATGGAAAGGATTTATCAAATAAAAAGCAATGGCTTAAAAACAATCCTGCAACATTACCACTTGTAGTATTTATTATACTATCAATAATTATTCTTGCATTAACAGTAGGTTCTTCAATGTTTGAATCAATTACAACTGTTCTTGGTTCAGCAACAAGCTTACAAAGTGCAACTGCAGGTACAGCATATCCTAACGTATATGTATCTGTAGGGGAACTTCAAATTCCACAAGTTATTGATGTAGCAAATCAAAGTGGTGGATTATTCTCATTATTATATGCAGTTGCTGCATTATTCTTAATGGGATATGTATTAAGAAAAAAACCAGTAAACAAAGATAAAAAAGACGAAACTGAAGAAAAAACAGAAACAATTGAGGATAAAAAGCCTAGAAATAGGAGATACACTCCTAAAACTAAAAAAGCTGAAGAAGTTATGCATCATGAAGATGTATTTAAACCAGGAAGATATGAATTAACATCAAAAGAAAAATATAATAACTTATTCCTATATGTTCTTACATTACTTTGGATTCTTGGTATAGCAATAATGTTAACACAAGGTACAAGGTTTATAGAACAATTTGCAGTACCAGTAGCACTGTTATCTGGTCTGTTTGTAGGAATCATGGTTAAATATATCGATTTAAAAACTGAAAATTATTCATATGTAGCATTAATTGCAGCAATACTTGTATTGTTAGCAGTGGTAAGTCCATTATATGCAGATCATTTAGCTTCTTCCCAAGCTGTGGGAAGTACAAACGATGATATGTACAATACATTAACATGGATTAAAGCAAATACATCACAAGACACTGTACTTGCATCTTGGTGGGACTTTGGTCACCTATTCACAGCAGTTGCTGACCGTCAAGTAGTATTTGATGGGGGTTCACAGAATAACATGAGAGCCTATTGGATAGGTAATGCCCTAACATCAACAGATGAGGCAAAATCTGCAGGTATTTTAAGAATGCTTGCAAACAGTGGAGAAGATGCATCTAATACATTAGATTTATATACAAATAATACAGAAAAAACTGTAGAAATATTAAATGCAATTTTACCAATGGATAGAACAGAAGCAAATTCAGCATTAACTGGTACTTATGGCTTATCACAACAAGAAGCTAACTCAGTACTTGATTTAACACATCCTGCAAAAGTAAAACCTGTAAACTTAATATTAAGTTCGGATATGCTTTCAAAAGCAGCATGGTGGTCATACTTTGGTTCATGGGACTTTAAAAACCAAAATTCAACACATTACTCATATTATCCATCTCAAAGTAATATTGAAAACATTAATGGAAGAGAATTTACATTAGGTATGGATAATGGTGTTATAGGAGTAAGTTCACCAACCAATGAAACAAATGGTAGTACAATGACATTTGCATATGTGGATCAATCAAAACTAAATAAAAGTTTAAATATGTCCACACTAGAAGATAAACAACGCATGTCTAAAGAATTATCAGATGGTACTGGAAATACATTACTAAAACCACATAAATTAATTGTTGTAGAAAACAATCAATTAACAGAAAAAATAGTTAACAATAACAGTAACATGTCTATTATGGCTATACATCAAAACGATGGTTCATATTTCACAGTATTATTTGATTCACATTTAGAAGAATCATTATTCACAAAACTATACCTTAAAAGTGGATTAAATGTGACAAGATTCAACATGACACATTCAGAACCAGGAATAAGTGTATGGGATGTATCTGAATATGCAAATACAACTGCCAACAGTACAACAAATTCAAGTACTAATGGTACAAATGTTCAAACAAATACTTCAACTTAA
- the radB gene encoding DNA repair and recombination protein RadB produces the protein MKTLSDISESVLIPTNSSLDKLLGGGIEKGCITQFYGPPGSGKTNIALKILYEATKNGSKAIYMDTEGGLSLERIQQIAGTDFGSISKNIYILEPKSFDEQILDIQNIEDILKKDKSIDMLIIDSIVALYRVEDGDPSEINKRLGRLMAKLLRLSREYNVAIVITNQIYSPFDSDDLIIEPIGGTVLKYWSKIIIEIEKSVDSLKRTATLQRHKTKAPGQSIKFEIIDRGII, from the coding sequence TTGAAGACACTTTCAGACATTTCAGAATCTGTTTTAATTCCTACTAATTCTTCACTGGATAAACTTCTTGGTGGAGGTATAGAAAAAGGATGTATTACTCAGTTTTATGGACCTCCTGGTTCTGGAAAAACTAATATTGCATTGAAAATATTATATGAAGCTACAAAAAATGGATCTAAGGCAATATATATGGATACTGAAGGTGGATTATCTTTAGAGAGAATACAACAAATAGCGGGAACTGATTTTGGTTCTATATCTAAGAATATTTATATTTTAGAGCCAAAATCCTTTGATGAACAAATATTGGATATTCAAAATATTGAAGACATATTAAAAAAAGACAAATCTATTGATATGTTAATAATAGATTCAATAGTAGCATTGTATAGGGTAGAGGATGGAGATCCTTCAGAAATAAATAAGAGATTGGGTCGGCTAATGGCAAAATTATTGAGATTAAGTAGGGAATATAACGTAGCAATTGTTATTACTAATCAAATATATTCTCCATTTGATTCTGATGATTTAATAATAGAACCTATTGGTGGTACAGTTTTAAAATATTGGAGTAAAATAATAATTGAAATAGAAAAAAGTGTAGATTCTCTAAAAAGAACAGCTACATTACAAAGACATAAAACTAAAGCACCAGGTCAATCAATAAAATTTGAGATTATTGATAGAGGAATTATATAA
- a CDS encoding pyridoxal phosphate-dependent aminotransferase gives MVFKKKEKRVPSGFNTINEFFDYLYKKEDLIWMGQNTNHLQKDKGIEDALIAGAKKRDYCKYPPPEGFPELKELILKDLELDPNLFDVQVTASATESLYLAISTSLYHVTNTIASDPGYLIINNFCNRFGNHVKEVPIYNEECGYKLTPELIKENIDMETKLIVLIDPLNPIGTAYTKDEIKEIAEIAKENNIIVLHDITYKDFARDHTLVAKYAPEHTITIYSFSKIFGMAGLRIGAVISSPDLMRPIRASVINDLGTNSLAQEAGIAGLHSKSSWIEDIKETCFKNQELIKEAVDETPGAFLPVYPSDANMMVIDISQTGVKPEDLSEYLLEEKNIFVREGNYTSKRFGDRYIRVSYSIPTSEVMEFRNEFKNAILTLQRKNKK, from the coding sequence ATGGTTTTTAAAAAGAAGGAAAAAAGAGTTCCAAGTGGATTTAACACAATAAATGAATTCTTTGATTACTTATATAAAAAAGAAGATTTAATTTGGATGGGACAAAATACTAATCATTTACAAAAGGATAAAGGTATAGAAGATGCATTAATTGCTGGAGCTAAAAAAAGAGATTATTGTAAATATCCACCACCTGAAGGTTTTCCAGAACTTAAAGAATTAATTCTTAAAGATTTAGAATTAGATCCTAATTTATTTGATGTACAAGTAACTGCAAGTGCAACAGAATCTCTATATCTTGCTATAAGTACATCATTATATCATGTAACAAATACAATAGCATCAGATCCAGGATATTTAATTATTAATAACTTCTGTAATAGATTTGGAAATCATGTAAAGGAAGTACCAATATATAATGAGGAATGTGGTTATAAATTAACACCAGAACTTATTAAAGAAAATATAGATATGGAAACAAAATTAATTGTATTAATTGATCCATTAAATCCAATAGGAACAGCATATACTAAGGATGAAATAAAAGAAATTGCAGAAATTGCAAAAGAAAATAATATAATTGTATTACATGATATAACATACAAAGACTTTGCAAGAGATCATACTCTTGTTGCAAAATATGCTCCAGAACATACAATTACAATATATAGTTTTTCTAAAATATTTGGAATGGCAGGTTTAAGAATAGGGGCAGTAATTAGTTCTCCAGATTTAATGAGACCAATAAGAGCTAGTGTAATAAACGATCTTGGAACAAATTCATTAGCACAAGAAGCAGGTATAGCAGGACTACATAGTAAATCATCATGGATTGAAGATATAAAAGAAACATGTTTCAAAAATCAAGAACTTATTAAAGAAGCTGTTGATGAAACACCTGGTGCTTTTCTACCAGTATATCCATCAGATGCAAATATGATGGTAATAGATATTTCACAAACTGGTGTTAAACCAGAGGATCTATCAGAGTATCTTCTAGAAGAAAAAAATATCTTTGTAAGAGAAGGAAATTATACAAGTAAACGCTTTGGAGATAGATACATACGTGTAAGTTATTCCATACCTACAAGTGAAGTTATGGAATTTAGGAATGAATTTAAAAATGCAATATTAACATTACAAAGAAAAAATAAAAAATAA
- a CDS encoding PRC-barrel domain-containing protein gives MKISELIGKKVLDDNANEIGKIQDIDINLKENTISEITINPNELSLRKVNFKITPEMVSEVGDYLLLNISKSEISKDNESKEVPDVEVVNPSELEERNTS, from the coding sequence ATGAAAATATCGGAACTAATTGGTAAAAAAGTATTAGATGATAATGCTAATGAAATTGGTAAAATTCAAGATATTGATATTAATCTTAAAGAAAATACTATTTCTGAAATAACTATTAATCCTAATGAACTTAGTTTAAGAAAAGTTAATTTTAAAATAACTCCTGAAATGGTTTCTGAAGTAGGAGACTATTTATTATTGAACATATCTAAATCTGAAATTTCAAAGGATAATGAATCTAAAGAAGTTCCGGATGTAGAAGTAGTTAATCCAAGTGAATTAGAAGAAAGAAATACTTCTTAA